The following are from one region of the Rhizobium sullae genome:
- a CDS encoding NAD-dependent epimerase/dehydratase family protein yields the protein MARVIVIGATGHVGTYLVPHLVEAGHEVVAISRGKAEPYLPHTTWKSVERRKMDRAPLEEEGSFGPAIRALKPDIVIDMICFTPESARHLVKALDGHVGHFLHTGTIWTHGHSISVPTREDAPKTPFGDYGVQKKAIEDYLLGEARGRGFPATLIHPGHIVGPGWSPLNPAGHFSVSVFSTIARGETLRLPNFGLETVHHVHADDVAGMFMAATGNWRASTGESFHAVSGQALTLRGYAEAMFRWFGHEPRLEFLPYDEWSKMESAEDAKATLEHIARSPNCSMEKAKRLLQFTPRYSSLQAIQESVQWLIAQGQRIGA from the coding sequence ATGGCACGCGTAATCGTAATCGGAGCGACCGGTCATGTCGGCACGTATCTCGTCCCACATCTTGTGGAAGCTGGCCATGAGGTGGTCGCCATCAGCCGGGGCAAAGCGGAACCCTATCTTCCCCATACGACATGGAAAAGTGTCGAGCGACGGAAGATGGATAGAGCGCCTTTGGAGGAGGAAGGCAGCTTCGGCCCCGCCATCCGCGCGCTGAAACCGGATATCGTCATCGACATGATCTGTTTCACGCCGGAAAGTGCTCGCCACCTGGTGAAAGCATTGGACGGCCATGTCGGTCATTTTCTGCACACCGGCACTATCTGGACACACGGCCACTCCATTTCGGTTCCGACGCGCGAGGACGCGCCAAAAACGCCCTTTGGAGACTACGGCGTGCAAAAGAAGGCGATCGAGGACTATCTTCTAGGCGAGGCACGGGGGCGGGGCTTTCCCGCAACCCTCATCCATCCCGGCCATATCGTCGGACCCGGCTGGTCTCCACTCAATCCTGCCGGACACTTCAGCGTTTCCGTCTTTTCAACGATTGCTCGCGGCGAGACGCTGAGGCTGCCGAATTTCGGCCTGGAGACGGTTCATCACGTTCACGCCGACGACGTAGCAGGCATGTTCATGGCTGCTACCGGCAATTGGCGCGCATCGACCGGAGAGAGCTTCCATGCGGTCTCCGGTCAAGCCCTGACACTGAGAGGTTATGCCGAAGCGATGTTTCGCTGGTTCGGGCATGAGCCGAGACTCGAGTTCCTCCCCTATGACGAATGGTCAAAAATGGAGAGCGCCGAGGACGCGAAGGCAACGTTGGAGCACATCGCCCGAAGCCCGAATTGCTCGATGGAGAAGGCGAAACGGTTGCTGCAGTTCACGCCGCGCTACAGCTCTCTCCAGGCTATACAGGAGTCGGTCCAATGGCTGATAGCGCAGGGGCAACGCATAGGTGCTTGA
- a CDS encoding GNAT family N-acetyltransferase, translating into MAAVLDSVRAFFAPSVFTIDAENPSDVVARENLLDRAMGPDRRKKSSEKIRRGRIPAEGLALVARDRDGHVIGTVRLWNIEAGINTDGTPINALLLGPLAVDPTFEGKGVGSALMRAAVLEAKNRGHGAIVLVGDAAYYERFGFFAEKACHLVMPGPFERSRFLALELTEGWLDGAAGMIVPSGRMLTSAPVRKAA; encoded by the coding sequence ATGGCCGCTGTTCTTGATTCTGTCCGCGCATTCTTTGCGCCCTCTGTCTTCACCATCGACGCCGAGAATCCGTCGGATGTGGTTGCACGCGAGAACCTGCTCGATCGCGCAATGGGTCCGGATCGCCGCAAGAAGTCGTCGGAGAAGATCCGCCGCGGCCGCATTCCGGCCGAAGGACTGGCACTCGTCGCGCGCGACCGCGACGGCCATGTCATTGGTACCGTGCGTCTTTGGAATATCGAAGCCGGCATCAACACCGACGGCACGCCGATCAATGCCCTGCTGCTTGGCCCGCTCGCCGTCGATCCGACCTTTGAGGGCAAGGGTGTCGGTTCGGCGCTGATGCGCGCAGCCGTTCTCGAAGCCAAGAACCGCGGGCACGGTGCCATCGTGCTCGTCGGCGATGCTGCCTACTATGAGCGTTTCGGCTTTTTCGCCGAAAAAGCTTGCCATCTCGTCATGCCCGGTCCCTTCGAACGCTCGCGCTTCCTGGCGCTGGAACTGACGGAAGGCTGGCTTGACGGCGCGGCCGGCATGATCGTTCCCTCGGGGCGCATGCTGACCAGCGCGCCGGTCCGGAAGGCCGCCTGA
- the odc2 gene encoding ornithine/lysine decarboxylase has product MTTQRIRDFLATRRPDGPCLVVDLDVVRDNFNAFRHAMPDSAIYYAVKANPAPEVLKLLANLGSNFDCASVAEIEMALDAGATSARISYGNTIKKERDVARAHALGVSLFAVDSHEEVEKISRAAPGARVFCRVLTDGEGAEWPLSRKFGCVPQMAVDVLVYAHQLGLESYGVSFHVGSQMTKVDAWDSALADAKRVFVQLAKQGIHLQMVNMGGGFPTKYLRDVPSAEAYGRSIYQSLRDHFGNQIPKTIIEPGRGMVGNAGVIKSEVVLVSKKSDNDTARWVFLDIGKFGGLAETMDEAIRYPIRTERDGDKMEPCVIAGPTCDSADVLYEKNLYPLPVSLTIGDEVLIEGTGAYTTTYSAVAFNGFEPLKAYVI; this is encoded by the coding sequence ATGACCACCCAGCGCATCCGCGACTTTCTCGCAACCCGACGTCCCGACGGTCCGTGCCTCGTGGTCGACCTCGACGTCGTGCGCGACAATTTCAACGCCTTTCGTCATGCGATGCCGGACAGCGCGATCTACTATGCCGTCAAGGCCAACCCGGCTCCGGAAGTGCTGAAGCTGCTGGCAAACCTCGGCTCCAATTTTGACTGCGCGTCCGTCGCCGAAATCGAAATGGCGCTGGATGCCGGTGCGACCTCTGCCCGCATTTCCTACGGCAACACGATCAAGAAGGAACGCGACGTCGCCCGCGCTCACGCGCTCGGCGTCAGCCTCTTTGCTGTCGACAGCCACGAAGAAGTCGAGAAGATCTCACGCGCTGCGCCCGGCGCCCGCGTGTTCTGCCGTGTGCTAACAGATGGCGAAGGTGCTGAATGGCCGCTGTCGCGCAAGTTCGGCTGCGTCCCGCAGATGGCCGTCGACGTTCTCGTCTACGCCCATCAGCTTGGCCTCGAATCCTACGGCGTGTCGTTCCATGTCGGTTCGCAGATGACCAAAGTCGATGCCTGGGACTCGGCTCTCGCCGATGCCAAGCGCGTCTTCGTGCAGCTCGCTAAGCAGGGCATCCACCTGCAGATGGTCAACATGGGCGGCGGCTTCCCGACGAAGTACCTTCGCGATGTTCCGTCGGCTGAGGCTTACGGCCGTTCGATCTACCAGAGCCTGCGCGATCACTTCGGCAACCAAATCCCGAAGACGATCATCGAGCCGGGCCGCGGCATGGTCGGCAATGCCGGCGTCATCAAGTCTGAAGTGGTGCTTGTCTCGAAGAAGTCGGACAACGACACGGCACGCTGGGTGTTCCTCGACATCGGCAAGTTCGGCGGTCTCGCCGAAACGATGGATGAGGCCATTCGTTACCCGATCCGCACCGAGCGCGACGGCGACAAGATGGAACCTTGCGTCATCGCCGGCCCGACCTGCGATTCGGCCGACGTGCTCTACGAGAAGAACCTCTATCCGCTGCCGGTGAGCCTCACCATCGGCGACGAGGTTCTCATCGAAGGTACCGGTGCCTACACGACGACCTATTCGGCGGTCGCTTTCAATGGCTTCGAGCCGCTGAAGGCCTACGTTATCTGA
- a CDS encoding LysR family transcriptional regulator, with the protein MDTLTRIRAFIDVVEAEGFSAAARRTGRSKALLSKYVRELEDELGALLLNRTTRQFSMTEAGHTYYRTASDILKEIDNLADLVRENNAQLKGRLKISVPRTFVDADVGQSLIDFAKENPDLQLEIAADDRFVDLIEEGFDLAIRVTKLEDSGMIARKISDFRVHVCATPEFLERYPNIEHPADISNVPFIVDTNSRTQASVRFYNPDSTSFAVAVSGPIEVNSPHATLRAALSGIGIAVIPDFIARKPIEDGRLVTLFNDYIPTDRGIYAVYPHRRYLPAKVRIFVDYLHAWFKKHP; encoded by the coding sequence ATGGACACACTGACGCGCATACGCGCCTTCATCGATGTCGTTGAAGCGGAAGGTTTTTCCGCCGCAGCGCGGCGCACCGGCCGCTCCAAGGCGCTGCTCTCCAAATATGTGCGCGAGTTGGAAGACGAACTCGGCGCCCTGTTGCTCAACCGCACCACTCGCCAGTTCTCGATGACGGAAGCCGGTCACACCTATTATCGCACCGCCTCTGACATCCTCAAGGAGATCGACAACCTCGCCGATCTGGTGCGCGAGAACAACGCGCAGCTCAAAGGCCGGCTGAAGATCTCGGTGCCACGTACCTTTGTCGACGCTGATGTTGGTCAATCGCTGATCGATTTCGCCAAGGAGAACCCGGACCTGCAGCTGGAAATCGCGGCGGACGACCGGTTCGTCGATCTGATCGAAGAAGGCTTCGACCTGGCGATCCGCGTTACGAAGCTTGAAGATTCGGGGATGATTGCGCGCAAGATCTCGGATTTCCGCGTGCATGTCTGCGCGACACCGGAGTTTCTCGAGCGTTATCCAAACATCGAACATCCGGCGGACATTTCCAACGTTCCCTTCATCGTCGATACGAATTCGCGTACGCAGGCCAGCGTCCGATTCTATAATCCGGACAGCACGTCCTTCGCGGTCGCAGTTTCCGGACCGATCGAAGTGAACAGTCCGCATGCGACATTACGCGCGGCTCTCTCCGGAATCGGCATCGCAGTCATTCCGGATTTCATCGCCCGCAAACCGATCGAGGACGGCCGGCTCGTGACGCTGTTCAACGACTACATACCCACCGATCGCGGGATTTATGCCGTCTATCCGCACCGGCGCTACCTGCCCGCAAAGGTCCGCATCTTCGTGGACTACCTCCATGCTTGGTTCAAGAAGCACCCTTGA
- a CDS encoding DUF1007 family protein, producing the protein MKKSTFLTAALISLAPVTAMAHPHIFVEARLEVVAAPDGSIQELRNVWRFDEVFSSSVVMDFDKNTDLKLEPNELAEVGKTVRESLADYDYYMNLTIDGKNVTVQKPDIIHVDYKEGQLLMFFAVKPTEKMPLKGKLTFGVYDPTLYTSIDFPTDQELAMVGDGFKNCKHDVLRPDADQVISQNKQSLTDAFFNDPTGTNMSKLFATKLEVSC; encoded by the coding sequence ATGAAAAAATCGACTTTCCTTACGGCCGCGCTGATCTCGCTTGCGCCGGTCACCGCCATGGCACATCCGCATATTTTCGTGGAAGCTCGGCTCGAAGTCGTGGCAGCGCCCGACGGCAGCATTCAGGAGCTGCGGAACGTCTGGCGCTTCGACGAGGTGTTCTCCTCCTCGGTCGTCATGGATTTCGACAAGAACACCGATTTGAAGCTGGAGCCGAACGAACTCGCCGAAGTCGGCAAGACCGTCCGGGAATCGCTCGCGGACTACGACTACTACATGAACCTGACGATCGACGGGAAGAACGTTACCGTGCAGAAGCCGGACATCATTCACGTCGACTACAAGGAGGGCCAGCTTCTGATGTTCTTCGCGGTCAAACCCACGGAGAAGATGCCGCTGAAGGGCAAGCTCACTTTCGGCGTCTACGATCCGACGCTCTACACCTCGATCGACTTTCCGACGGACCAGGAACTGGCGATGGTTGGCGACGGCTTCAAGAACTGCAAGCACGATGTGTTGCGGCCGGACGCCGATCAGGTGATTTCTCAGAACAAGCAGTCGCTCACCGACGCCTTCTTCAACGATCCGACCGGCACCAACATGTCCAAGCTCTTTGCCACCAAGCTGGAGGTTTCATGCTGA
- a CDS encoding nickel/cobalt transporter has product MLKRNASLFLPMAAFALLALMSGAHAQSPLGIGTAEPSFQPTGGPLAPLLAYINYEQQAFYRALTAALRAMREDPWQLGSLVGLSFVYGVFHAAGPGHGKAVISSYMIANEIELKRGVAISFISAFLQGAVAVALVGGAWLILRGSGITLTQATNAMEITSFLMVIAFGGWLLFRKLRSMVSGLPKREVVETSAGPISMVLDWRDNESRRETSAFGEKQARRAGHNFISGMACETCGRSHAPDPSLLGGDTFSIREAWSAIVAVGLRPCSGALLVMTFSLLNGLYLGGIFSVLAMSLGTAITVAVLAILAVTAKGTAVRISGRGSTTSVWVGNAIEILGAVLVIFMGVLLLGASLQG; this is encoded by the coding sequence ATGCTGAAACGGAACGCTTCGCTGTTCCTTCCGATGGCCGCGTTTGCATTGCTTGCGCTGATGAGCGGGGCACATGCGCAGTCGCCGCTCGGGATCGGAACTGCGGAGCCGAGTTTCCAGCCGACAGGCGGCCCGCTGGCACCGCTGCTTGCCTATATCAATTATGAGCAGCAGGCCTTCTACCGCGCATTGACCGCGGCACTGAGGGCGATGCGCGAAGACCCCTGGCAACTCGGGTCTCTGGTCGGCCTATCCTTCGTCTATGGCGTCTTCCATGCAGCAGGCCCCGGGCACGGCAAGGCAGTGATCTCCTCCTACATGATCGCCAACGAAATCGAGCTGAAGCGCGGCGTAGCAATCTCCTTCATCTCAGCCTTCCTCCAGGGTGCGGTGGCAGTGGCGCTTGTTGGTGGTGCCTGGCTCATCCTGCGTGGTAGTGGCATCACACTGACGCAGGCGACGAATGCGATGGAGATCACAAGCTTCTTGATGGTCATCGCCTTCGGCGGCTGGCTGCTTTTTCGCAAACTGCGTTCGATGGTCAGCGGCCTACCAAAACGCGAGGTCGTGGAAACCTCGGCCGGTCCGATCAGCATGGTGCTCGACTGGAGGGACAACGAAAGCCGCAGGGAGACCTCTGCCTTCGGCGAGAAGCAGGCACGCCGGGCGGGGCACAACTTCATCTCCGGCATGGCCTGCGAGACCTGCGGCCGCTCTCATGCGCCGGACCCGTCGCTACTGGGCGGCGACACGTTTAGCATCCGGGAAGCCTGGTCGGCGATCGTTGCCGTCGGCCTCCGCCCCTGCTCCGGCGCGCTGCTCGTCATGACCTTTTCGCTGCTGAACGGCCTTTATCTCGGCGGTATTTTTTCCGTGCTCGCCATGTCGCTTGGCACGGCCATCACGGTCGCCGTCCTCGCGATCCTTGCCGTCACCGCCAAAGGCACCGCCGTTCGTATCTCGGGCCGCGGCTCGACGACTTCAGTCTGGGTTGGCAACGCGATCGAAATTCTGGGTGCCGTTCTAGTGATTTTCATGGGCGTGCTGCTGCTGGGAGCCTCGCTTCAGGGGTAG
- a CDS encoding GNAT family N-acetyltransferase encodes MRDLSNFKVPAPDYVTLKGRYVTVEPYVRAEHLRALWDGLGGMGINPLLLYFSQDDFTGLDDFAKWLENAHAKSGWLTHVFRDNATGRIVGMANYMRADPANGVVEIGGVAHGPDMKRSPLSTEAHYLMAKHVFEDLGYRRYEWKCDNNNEASKTTAARYGFTFEGVFRQHMISKRRNRDTAWFSMIDSEWPIIKDAFETWLAPDNFDAEGKQRRRLQDIRADLEKERLA; translated from the coding sequence ATGCGCGATCTATCGAATTTCAAGGTGCCGGCACCTGATTATGTGACACTGAAGGGGCGCTACGTGACCGTCGAGCCCTATGTCCGCGCGGAGCATCTTCGGGCGCTCTGGGACGGCCTCGGCGGCATGGGTATCAATCCGCTGCTTCTCTATTTCTCGCAGGACGATTTCACCGGCTTGGACGATTTTGCCAAGTGGCTCGAGAACGCCCATGCCAAGTCCGGCTGGCTTACCCACGTCTTTCGCGACAATGCCACCGGCAGGATCGTCGGCATGGCCAATTACATGCGCGCCGACCCGGCCAACGGCGTCGTCGAAATCGGCGGTGTGGCGCATGGGCCGGATATGAAGCGTTCGCCGCTTTCCACCGAAGCGCATTACCTGATGGCCAAGCATGTCTTCGAAGACCTTGGTTACCGCCGCTACGAATGGAAGTGCGACAACAACAACGAAGCCAGCAAGACGACGGCGGCACGCTACGGCTTCACCTTCGAAGGCGTGTTCCGCCAGCATATGATCTCCAAGCGCCGCAACCGCGATACCGCCTGGTTCTCCATGATCGACAGCGAATGGCCGATAATCAAGGATGCTTTCGAGACCTGGCTTGCGCCGGATAACTTCGATGCCGAAGGCAAGCAGCGCCGGCGCCTGCAGGATATCCGTGCCGATCTCGAAAAGGAAAGGCTCGCATGA
- a CDS encoding tellurite resistance TerB family protein, which yields MFDAKKLLDQFLGSQIPGVGGSVRDRAGDTVQLAKDNPWKAGALATVLLGTKTGRNIAGNALAIGGLAAIAGLGYQAYKNYQAGQAPATPSDVTPPSTPVLLPAPAESGFGPASPAGSNEFALVLIRAMIAAAKADGHIDDAERAHIMDKMKAADVSGEAASFIEHELASPTDLDALVAAAGTEEQKVELYTASRLTIEPDSRAERGYLDLLAGRLGLADALVDHIEATVSSAKVSLSQ from the coding sequence ATGTTCGACGCGAAGAAACTTCTTGACCAGTTTCTGGGCTCGCAAATACCGGGCGTTGGCGGCAGTGTCCGCGACAGAGCCGGAGATACCGTCCAGTTGGCCAAGGACAATCCGTGGAAGGCCGGAGCGCTGGCAACCGTGCTTCTCGGAACGAAAACGGGCCGAAATATCGCCGGAAATGCGCTTGCGATCGGCGGGCTTGCGGCTATCGCCGGTCTCGGCTACCAGGCCTACAAGAATTACCAGGCAGGTCAGGCACCCGCCACGCCTTCGGATGTCACTCCACCTTCGACGCCCGTTCTGCTGCCGGCACCGGCCGAATCTGGCTTCGGCCCGGCATCGCCCGCAGGCAGCAATGAATTTGCCCTTGTGCTCATCCGCGCCATGATCGCGGCGGCCAAGGCCGACGGGCATATCGATGATGCCGAGCGTGCGCATATCATGGACAAGATGAAGGCCGCCGATGTCAGCGGCGAAGCCGCGTCCTTCATCGAGCATGAGCTTGCCTCGCCGACCGATCTCGACGCGCTGGTCGCCGCCGCCGGGACCGAGGAACAGAAGGTCGAGCTCTATACGGCCTCGCGCCTGACGATCGAGCCGGACTCGCGTGCTGAGCGCGGCTATCTCGACCTTCTTGCCGGCCGTCTCGGCCTTGCCGATGCGCTTGTGGACCACATCGAAGCAACGGTTTCCTCCGCCAAGGTTTCCTTGTCACAGTGA
- a CDS encoding 2-dehydro-3-deoxy-phosphogluconate aldolase, translating to MGEKTEKLLSILKLQPVVPVLIVDDVKSGVLLARALVAGGLKAIEITMRTPAALDTVRAVAQEVEGAEVGTGTILNAQHWDAAVAAGSKFVVSPGATQELLAAASKSPVPLLPGAATASEVMALREEGYQVLKFFPAEQAGGVAYLKALSSPLAGTFFCPTGGISLKNANDYLSLPNVICVGGSWVAPKELVAAGDWAGITKLASEAAALKA from the coding sequence ATGGGCGAGAAGACAGAAAAGCTCCTTTCCATCCTCAAACTCCAGCCAGTCGTTCCGGTGCTCATCGTCGATGACGTGAAGTCCGGCGTTTTGTTGGCGCGCGCGCTGGTCGCAGGCGGTCTGAAGGCGATCGAGATCACCATGCGCACGCCTGCCGCACTCGATACGGTCCGCGCCGTTGCGCAGGAAGTCGAAGGTGCCGAAGTCGGCACAGGCACGATCCTGAACGCCCAGCACTGGGATGCAGCCGTTGCCGCCGGCTCGAAGTTCGTCGTCAGCCCAGGCGCCACGCAGGAACTGCTCGCCGCGGCATCGAAATCGCCGGTTCCGCTGCTACCGGGCGCTGCGACGGCCAGCGAAGTCATGGCGCTTCGCGAAGAAGGTTATCAGGTGCTAAAGTTCTTCCCGGCCGAGCAGGCGGGTGGTGTGGCATACCTCAAGGCGCTCTCCTCACCGCTCGCCGGCACGTTCTTCTGCCCGACCGGCGGCATTTCGCTCAAAAATGCCAATGACTACCTGTCGCTGCCGAACGTCATTTGCGTCGGCGGATCCTGGGTGGCGCCGAAGGAACTCGTCGCCGCGGGCGATTGGGCAGGCATCACCAAGCTCGCCTCGGAAGCGGCTGCGCTGAAGGCCTGA
- a CDS encoding CYTH domain-containing protein, with amino-acid sequence MAKEIERKFLVRNDGWRAKAETKSLLRQGYIASMDDRSVRVRILDGKKAKLTIKIGRSTVTRDEFEYEIPVSDAEELMQSAIGLVIEKTRYRVPHDSFVWEVDVFAGAHRGLVIAEVEMGSEDDNPSRPAWLGREVTGDFRYSNQALATEFEYDQDALSHTA; translated from the coding sequence ATGGCGAAAGAGATCGAGCGGAAATTTCTGGTACGCAACGACGGCTGGCGCGCAAAGGCCGAGACGAAATCGCTCCTTAGGCAGGGCTACATCGCCTCGATGGACGACCGCTCCGTGCGTGTGCGCATCCTCGACGGAAAGAAAGCGAAGCTGACGATCAAGATTGGCCGCAGCACTGTCACCCGCGACGAGTTCGAATACGAAATCCCTGTTTCCGATGCCGAAGAACTGATGCAGAGCGCCATCGGCCTCGTGATTGAAAAGACGCGCTACCGCGTGCCGCATGACAGCTTCGTCTGGGAAGTCGACGTTTTTGCCGGCGCGCACCGCGGGCTGGTGATTGCGGAAGTGGAAATGGGGTCCGAGGATGACAATCCCTCCCGTCCCGCTTGGCTCGGCCGCGAAGTGACCGGCGATTTCCGCTATTCCAACCAGGCACTCGCCACCGAATTCGAGTACGATCAGGATGCCCTTTCGCATACGGCCTGA
- a CDS encoding CHAD domain-containing protein produces the protein MPFRIRPDADFTDEFRRVATEQLERAIAVLEKRPDGADEAVHDFRKNLKRLRSLYRLVAKEVPDFQKCENARLRDIAKSLSAIRDAAALIGTAEYLQKGARSDAESEALSRIVAVLEARRDWMAKAESGLEQKLHETAVTLKDAIAALDEVSFKNSHRRNARMLAKGWQRTLRRARAALTACHDTAAAEDFHELRKRTYDYRLYHALLRNLWPAAMKAKHDDAEELAEQLGRINDLSVLSQLVEAEPQLITRNEDLAHLLDAIIFRQQEERHSALASAERVFADKPRREASRIEALWL, from the coding sequence ATGCCCTTTCGCATACGGCCTGATGCGGATTTTACCGATGAGTTCCGAAGGGTGGCGACGGAACAGCTTGAACGCGCCATTGCCGTTCTTGAGAAGCGGCCGGACGGCGCGGACGAAGCGGTTCATGATTTTCGCAAGAACCTGAAGCGGCTGCGCTCGCTTTACCGGCTCGTGGCGAAAGAGGTGCCGGACTTTCAGAAGTGCGAAAATGCCAGACTGCGCGACATCGCAAAATCGCTCTCGGCGATCAGGGACGCAGCAGCTCTGATCGGCACCGCCGAATATCTGCAAAAAGGCGCCCGCAGCGACGCAGAGAGCGAGGCGCTCAGCCGCATCGTCGCCGTTCTCGAAGCACGCCGCGACTGGATGGCCAAGGCCGAAAGCGGGCTTGAACAGAAGCTTCACGAGACGGCCGTGACGCTGAAGGATGCGATCGCCGCACTCGACGAGGTTTCCTTCAAAAACAGCCATCGCAGAAACGCTCGCATGCTCGCCAAAGGCTGGCAGCGAACCTTGCGAAGGGCGCGGGCGGCGCTCACGGCATGCCACGATACGGCAGCAGCCGAAGATTTTCATGAACTGCGCAAGCGAACCTATGACTACCGGCTCTATCACGCGCTGCTGCGCAATCTGTGGCCCGCCGCGATGAAGGCGAAGCACGATGACGCCGAGGAACTGGCAGAGCAGCTCGGCCGTATAAATGATCTCTCGGTGCTTTCGCAACTGGTTGAGGCCGAGCCGCAGCTCATTACCCGCAACGAAGATCTCGCTCATCTGCTCGACGCCATCATCTTCCGCCAGCAGGAAGAGCGGCACAGCGCTCTTGCCAGCGCCGAACGCGTCTTTGCCGACAAACCGCGGCGCGAGGCTAGCCGTATCGAAGCACTCTGGCTGTAG
- the trhO gene encoding oxygen-dependent tRNA uridine(34) hydroxylase TrhO gives MTDSINHTSPFLVAALYHFVSVPRFESLREPLQALCEENGVKGTLLLAHEGINGTIAGPDVGIRTVLAYLRAQPEFAALEHKESRSSKMPFLRMKVKLKKEIVTMGVENIDPNMVVGTYVTPQHWNALISDPDTIVIDTRNDYETAIGTFRGAVDPKTKTFRDFPEWVRQNTGLHNKPKIAMYCTGGIRCEKATAFMKEQGFEEVYHLKGGILKYLEEVPQEESLWDGACFVFDERVSVEHGLKEGEHKLCHACRNPITAEEITSPLYEEGVSCSNCYHTRTDDDRLRYRQRQLQIALAKKRGQKHIGI, from the coding sequence ATGACCGACAGCATCAATCACACCAGCCCGTTCCTCGTGGCGGCGCTTTACCATTTTGTTTCCGTGCCGCGCTTCGAAAGCCTGCGCGAGCCTCTGCAGGCGCTTTGCGAAGAAAACGGCGTGAAAGGCACACTGCTTCTGGCGCATGAGGGCATCAACGGAACGATCGCCGGGCCGGATGTGGGCATCCGGACGGTGCTCGCCTATCTGCGCGCGCAGCCGGAATTCGCGGCGCTAGAGCACAAGGAAAGCCGCTCATCCAAGATGCCTTTCCTGCGCATGAAGGTGAAGCTCAAGAAAGAGATTGTCACGATGGGCGTCGAGAATATCGACCCTAACATGGTCGTCGGCACCTATGTGACGCCGCAGCATTGGAATGCGCTGATTTCCGACCCCGACACCATCGTCATCGACACACGCAACGACTACGAGACGGCGATCGGTACCTTCCGCGGCGCGGTCGACCCGAAGACGAAGACCTTCCGCGACTTTCCGGAATGGGTGCGCCAGAACACCGGCCTGCACAACAAGCCGAAGATCGCCATGTACTGCACAGGTGGTATCCGCTGCGAAAAGGCGACGGCTTTCATGAAAGAGCAAGGTTTTGAGGAGGTCTACCACCTCAAGGGCGGCATTCTGAAATACCTGGAAGAAGTTCCGCAGGAGGAAAGTCTCTGGGACGGCGCCTGCTTCGTCTTCGATGAGCGAGTCTCGGTCGAGCATGGACTCAAGGAAGGCGAGCACAAGCTCTGTCATGCCTGCCGCAATCCAATTACCGCAGAGGAGATCACGTCGCCTCTCTACGAGGAAGGCGTTTCCTGCAGCAACTGCTACCACACGCGCACCGACGACGACCGGCTGCGCTACCGTCAACGGCAGCTCCAGATCGCGCTTGCCAAGAAGCGCGGTCAGAAGCACATCGGGATTTAG